A region from the Sulfurivermis fontis genome encodes:
- a CDS encoding WbuC family cupin fold metalloprotein, which yields MKPITTSLMHELSHRAVVSVRGRSNFNLHPQLSDPVQRFLNAIEPGSYVRPHRHGNPPRWELFVVRHGAAVILLLDDDGVVDERVELDTGGAVRAAEIPAGVWHTVVARAPGTVLFEFKEGPYAPLSDKDFAAWAPTEGDPMCPHWVRRFLAAMPGSRLADYR from the coding sequence ATGAAACCGATCACTACCTCACTCATGCACGAGTTGTCGCACCGGGCGGTGGTAAGCGTCCGTGGCCGCAGCAATTTCAATCTGCACCCACAGCTGTCGGATCCGGTACAGCGTTTCCTCAATGCCATCGAACCCGGCAGTTATGTCCGTCCGCACCGACATGGCAATCCTCCACGCTGGGAACTGTTCGTGGTGCGGCATGGTGCCGCGGTGATTTTGCTGCTGGACGATGACGGGGTGGTGGACGAGCGTGTCGAGCTGGATACCGGCGGCGCAGTGCGCGCTGCGGAGATCCCCGCCGGCGTCTGGCATACCGTCGTTGCCCGTGCTCCTGGCACTGTGCTGTTCGAGTTCAAGGAAGGCCCGTATGCCCCGCTGTCGGACAAGGATTTCGCGGCGTGGGCACCGACGGAGGGCGATCCGATGTGTCCGCACTGGGTGAGGCGTTTTCTTGCCGCCATGCCTGGAAGCCGATTGGCAGACTACCGATGA
- the sfsA gene encoding DNA/RNA nuclease SfsA → MEFETSLLVGTLLQRYKRFLADVRLADGSVITAHTPNTGSMLGCAEPGSRVWLRAVDNPQRKYPHAWELVENAAGVLIGINTGVVNHLVREAISGGVIRELQGYATLRQEVRYGSENSRIDLLLEGNGRPPCYVEIKNVTAVDAAGTAFFPDAVSARGSKHLRELIQVVAQGRRAVLCFCVQRADARAVRPADEIDPRYGQTLREAVAAGVEALAYRATVTPHGVVLDTALPIRL, encoded by the coding sequence GTGGAATTCGAAACTTCTCTCCTGGTAGGTACTCTTCTGCAACGCTACAAGCGTTTTCTGGCCGACGTGCGTCTGGCCGATGGCAGCGTCATTACGGCGCACACCCCCAATACCGGCAGCATGCTGGGCTGTGCCGAGCCGGGCAGCCGGGTCTGGTTGCGGGCAGTGGACAATCCGCAGCGCAAGTATCCGCATGCCTGGGAACTGGTGGAGAACGCTGCCGGGGTATTGATCGGTATCAATACCGGCGTGGTGAATCATCTGGTGCGCGAGGCCATCAGCGGCGGCGTTATCAGGGAGTTGCAGGGTTACGCCACGCTGCGCCAGGAGGTGCGGTACGGCAGCGAGAACAGCCGCATCGACCTGTTGCTGGAGGGGAATGGACGCCCGCCCTGTTATGTGGAAATCAAGAATGTCACCGCGGTCGACGCCGCCGGCACGGCCTTTTTTCCCGATGCGGTGAGTGCACGCGGCAGTAAACATCTGCGCGAGCTGATCCAGGTGGTGGCGCAAGGGAGGCGTGCCGTACTCTGTTTTTGTGTGCAACGGGCCGATGCCCGTGCCGTGCGCCCCGCCGATGAAATCGATCCCCGCTATGGCCAGACCCTGCGTGAGGCCGTAGCGGCCGGGGTGGAGGCGTTGGCATACCGTGCCACGGTGACACCGCACGGAGTGGTGCTGGATACCGCACTGCCGATACGACTCTGA
- the relA gene encoding GTP diphosphokinase, with amino-acid sequence MVYVESKFGDGSLHEEAARDAWLQGLAADRKPEEIALIRRALDLAERAHRAQTRASGEPYLAHATAVADILAGLRMDHETLAAAILHDVVEDTEISLTDIEQACGAAVAHLVDGLTKMKVIGEYQAAEQGNKKEQVKAESLRKLLLAMAEDVRVVLIKLADRLHNMRTLQHLPPHKQQRIARETLDIYAPLANRLGIWQVKWELEDLAFRYLEPQAYKEIARALDERRIDRQRYIDKVLAILRQELERAGVKADVKGRPKHIYSIWKKMQRKGLSFHELYDVRAVRILVDTIPDCYHALGVVHMLWPHIPKEFDDYIATPKENRYRSIHTAVVGPEGKTVEVQIRTYEMDKESELGVAAHWRYKEGGKSNRDFEQKVAWLRQLLEWKDEENSAGDFIDRFKSEVFQDRVYVLTPQGEVVDMPQGATPLDFAYYIHTEVGNRARGARVDGRMVPITYELKSGEQVEILTTRHGEPSRDWLNPHLGYLKTSRARAKVRHWFTQQALERNLAEGRAVLEKELRRFSVSDLPLEQLAAQFGYDQLDPFLLAIGRGDINTSQIVRALQKQVVPPSESTEEEALPITAPAATGKGGSDGGIYIRGVGNLLTSMARCCKPAPGDAVVGYITQGRGVTIHRRDCRNILNIAPEKRVRLIEVEWSSKQRQTYPVDIEILAFDRQGLLRDITSILSNEKINVLSVNTQTNKQDYSVRMQLTLEIANIDELSRVLGRIGQLPNVTEARRRIH; translated from the coding sequence ATGGTCTACGTGGAATCCAAATTCGGCGACGGCTCCCTGCATGAGGAGGCGGCCCGTGACGCCTGGCTGCAGGGGCTGGCTGCGGATCGCAAGCCCGAGGAGATCGCGCTCATCCGCCGCGCCCTCGATCTGGCGGAGCGCGCCCACCGTGCGCAGACCCGTGCCTCCGGCGAGCCCTATCTGGCCCACGCCACCGCAGTGGCCGATATCCTCGCCGGGCTGCGCATGGACCACGAAACCCTGGCGGCGGCCATTCTGCACGACGTGGTAGAAGATACCGAGATATCCTTGACCGACATCGAACAGGCCTGCGGTGCGGCAGTGGCGCATCTGGTGGACGGTCTCACCAAGATGAAGGTGATTGGCGAATACCAGGCGGCGGAGCAGGGCAACAAGAAGGAGCAGGTCAAGGCTGAGAGTCTGCGCAAGCTGCTGCTGGCCATGGCCGAGGACGTGCGCGTGGTGTTGATCAAACTGGCCGATCGCCTGCACAACATGCGCACCCTGCAACACCTGCCGCCGCACAAACAGCAGCGCATCGCCCGCGAGACGCTGGACATCTATGCACCGCTGGCCAATCGCCTCGGCATCTGGCAAGTGAAGTGGGAGCTGGAAGACCTGGCCTTCCGCTATCTGGAACCGCAGGCCTACAAGGAGATCGCCAGAGCCCTCGACGAACGTCGTATCGACCGTCAGCGCTACATCGACAAGGTGCTGGCAATACTGCGCCAGGAGCTGGAGCGCGCCGGCGTCAAGGCCGACGTCAAGGGCCGTCCCAAACACATCTATTCCATTTGGAAGAAGATGCAACGCAAGGGGCTGAGCTTTCACGAACTGTACGACGTGCGTGCCGTGCGCATTCTGGTGGATACCATCCCCGACTGCTACCACGCTCTAGGGGTGGTGCACATGCTGTGGCCGCACATCCCCAAGGAGTTCGACGACTACATCGCCACGCCGAAGGAGAACCGCTATCGCTCCATACATACTGCGGTGGTCGGCCCCGAGGGCAAGACCGTGGAGGTGCAGATCCGTACCTACGAAATGGACAAGGAGTCGGAACTGGGCGTGGCGGCGCACTGGCGCTACAAGGAAGGTGGTAAGAGCAACCGCGACTTCGAGCAGAAGGTGGCCTGGCTGCGCCAGCTGCTGGAATGGAAGGACGAGGAAAACAGCGCCGGCGACTTCATCGATCGCTTCAAGTCCGAGGTATTCCAGGACCGGGTCTACGTGCTGACGCCGCAGGGGGAGGTGGTGGACATGCCGCAGGGCGCCACGCCGCTGGACTTCGCCTATTACATCCACACCGAGGTGGGCAACCGTGCGCGTGGCGCACGTGTCGACGGACGCATGGTGCCGATCACCTACGAACTGAAGAGCGGCGAACAGGTAGAGATTCTGACCACACGCCACGGCGAGCCGAGCCGCGACTGGCTCAATCCCCATCTCGGTTATCTGAAGACTTCGCGTGCCCGCGCCAAGGTGCGCCACTGGTTCACCCAGCAGGCGTTGGAACGCAACCTGGCCGAGGGCCGCGCGGTGCTGGAAAAGGAACTGCGCCGCTTCAGTGTCTCCGACCTGCCGCTGGAGCAACTGGCGGCACAGTTCGGCTACGATCAGCTCGATCCCTTCCTGCTGGCCATCGGCCGCGGCGACATCAACACCAGCCAGATCGTGCGCGCCCTGCAAAAGCAGGTGGTGCCGCCGTCGGAATCGACGGAGGAAGAAGCTCTGCCGATCACCGCGCCCGCCGCGACGGGCAAAGGCGGCAGCGACGGCGGGATATATATCCGTGGTGTCGGCAATTTGCTCACCTCCATGGCGCGCTGCTGCAAACCGGCACCGGGGGATGCGGTGGTGGGTTACATAACTCAAGGACGCGGTGTCACCATCCACCGCCGTGATTGCCGTAATATTCTCAACATCGCCCCGGAGAAGCGGGTGCGTCTCATCGAGGTGGAGTGGAGCAGCAAGCAGCGCCAGACCTATCCGGTGGATATCGAGATCCTGGCCTTCGACCGTCAAGGTCTGTTGCGCGACATCACCTCGATCCTGTCCAACGAAAAGATCAACGTATTGTCGGTCAATACCCAGACCAACAAGCAGGACTATAGCGTGCGCATGCAGCTGACCCTGGAGATCGCCAACATCGACGAGCTGTCGCGGGTGCTGGGCCGCATCGGTCAGTTACCCAATGTCACCGAGGCGCGACGGCGGATACATTGA
- a CDS encoding LysR family transcriptional regulator, which yields MNEFDYLGLDGRALRVFLTVLETGSVTAAAEYLGTTQSAVSHTLEKLRGITGDPLFVKAGRGIAATAHAQAMAEPVRALLDGMRSLALGPRFDPASSRREFTIAANDYQRDLLLPPVLQTMCTHAPGVRMRIVPAGIPTVEQLREGYCDLIISPEPPMGSDVVSEHLVTDQLVCYYDPAHSQPPADMEQYLAARHIGLRFDDSERADFENRFRARGIHRTVAVVVDNVASIPSFMRGTALLAIAPSMLDRSLMRGLAWAPPPFPVPALEVHMSWHRRNEQDGAHQWLRGLIRQSAEALQQCLAQHGGLAQCARGSNT from the coding sequence ATGAATGAATTCGATTATTTGGGATTGGATGGCCGCGCCCTGCGGGTGTTTCTCACCGTTCTGGAGACGGGCTCGGTTACGGCGGCGGCGGAATATCTGGGTACCACCCAATCGGCGGTGAGCCATACCCTCGAAAAACTCAGGGGAATTACCGGTGATCCCCTGTTCGTGAAGGCGGGGCGCGGCATTGCCGCCACTGCCCATGCCCAGGCCATGGCGGAGCCGGTGCGGGCCCTGCTCGACGGTATGCGCTCGCTGGCGCTGGGGCCGCGATTCGACCCCGCCAGCAGCCGGCGCGAGTTCACCATCGCCGCCAACGATTACCAGCGCGACCTGTTGCTGCCCCCGGTGCTGCAAACCATGTGCACCCATGCCCCCGGCGTCCGCATGCGCATCGTGCCGGCGGGGATCCCCACGGTCGAGCAGCTGCGCGAGGGCTATTGCGACCTGATCATTTCCCCGGAACCCCCCATGGGCAGTGATGTGGTGAGCGAGCATCTGGTGACCGATCAGCTGGTCTGTTATTACGACCCGGCCCACAGCCAACCGCCGGCCGACATGGAGCAGTACCTGGCGGCGCGCCACATCGGTCTGCGTTTCGACGACTCGGAACGGGCCGACTTTGAAAACCGCTTCCGCGCCCGCGGCATCCACCGCACGGTGGCCGTGGTGGTGGACAATGTGGCCAGCATCCCCAGTTTCATGCGCGGTACGGCCCTGCTGGCCATTGCCCCCTCCATGCTGGACCGTAGTCTGATGCGCGGCCTGGCCTGGGCACCGCCGCCATTCCCGGTGCCGGCCCTGGAGGTACACATGAGCTGGCACCGGCGCAACGAGCAGGACGGTGCCCACCAATGGCTGCGCGGCCTGATACGCCAGTCGGCCGAGGCGTTGCAGCAATGCCTGGCGCAGCATGGCGGGCTCGCACAATGCGCCCGCGGCAGCAATACTTAA
- a CDS encoding efflux RND transporter periplasmic adaptor subunit has protein sequence MIKRIVIVLLALAVILGGIFGIKAYQFRMMQAQFAQPMPPAVISATEAREEQWQPRLQAAGSLVALNGTDVTTEIGGIVSAIRFESGQAVKAGDVLLQLEATVDKAALEGARAERRLAEVQLERAKDLIKRNAISSSDYDAAKASFDAAEARMAEKAAKLAQKTIRAPFDGLLGIRGVNLGEYLSPGTRIVSLQALDPIYVDYALPERHLRELAPGQAVEVRVAAYPEQVFRGSLQAVESGVDRRTRSIALRAILDNSAGLLRPGMFADVATVLPTVDTVITVPQTAISFNTYGNFLYVIEKAEGGKLLAKRRQVETGRSHEGRIVVSKGLKAGEQVVRAGLVKLRDGMPVAIDNQVELNDGEVRQE, from the coding sequence ATGATCAAGCGTATCGTGATCGTGCTACTGGCCCTGGCCGTGATCCTGGGCGGCATCTTCGGGATAAAGGCCTACCAGTTCCGCATGATGCAGGCGCAATTTGCCCAGCCCATGCCCCCTGCGGTCATCAGCGCCACCGAGGCACGCGAGGAACAGTGGCAACCACGCCTGCAGGCTGCCGGCAGTCTCGTGGCACTGAACGGCACCGATGTCACCACCGAAATCGGCGGCATCGTCAGCGCGATCCGCTTCGAATCCGGCCAGGCCGTCAAGGCCGGTGATGTGCTGCTGCAACTGGAAGCGACCGTGGACAAGGCCGCCCTGGAAGGCGCGCGCGCCGAGCGTCGCCTGGCCGAGGTTCAGCTCGAACGCGCCAAGGACCTGATCAAGCGCAACGCCATCTCCTCCTCGGACTACGATGCCGCCAAGGCCTCCTTCGATGCCGCCGAGGCGCGCATGGCCGAAAAGGCCGCCAAGCTGGCGCAGAAGACCATCCGTGCCCCGTTCGACGGCCTGCTCGGCATCCGCGGCGTCAATCTGGGCGAGTACCTCTCGCCCGGCACCCGCATCGTCAGCCTGCAGGCCCTCGATCCCATCTATGTGGACTACGCCCTGCCGGAGCGCCATCTGCGTGAACTGGCGCCCGGGCAGGCGGTGGAGGTGCGTGTCGCCGCCTACCCCGAGCAGGTGTTCCGCGGCAGTCTCCAGGCGGTGGAATCCGGTGTCGATCGCCGCACCCGCTCCATCGCCCTGCGCGCCATCCTCGACAACAGCGCGGGCCTGCTGCGTCCCGGCATGTTCGCCGATGTCGCCACCGTGCTGCCCACGGTCGACACGGTAATCACGGTGCCGCAGACCGCCATCAGCTTCAACACCTACGGCAATTTCCTCTATGTCATCGAGAAGGCTGAAGGCGGCAAGCTGCTCGCCAAACGCCGCCAGGTGGAAACCGGGCGCAGCCATGAGGGACGCATCGTAGTCAGCAAGGGCCTGAAGGCCGGCGAGCAGGTGGTCCGTGCCGGCCTGGTGAAGCTGCGTGACGGCATGCCGGTGGCCATCGACAACCAGGTCGAACTCAACGACGGCGAGGTCCGGCAAGAATGA
- a CDS encoding efflux RND transporter permease subunit: MNFTDIFVRRPVLATVISLLILIVGLRSLQEMEVRQYPEMRNTVVTVTTAYPGASSELVKGFITTPLQQAIAEANGIDFISATSTQGLSKIEVTMELNYDANAAVAEIQAKVASKRNQLPADAQDPVIDSTTGDSTALMYIAIFSETIPRPQVADYVLRVVQPQLQALPGVAKARMFGQQYAMRIWLDPQRMAALNVTASDVANVLTRNNYLAAVGATKGKYVSINLTASTDVSTVEDFENLVVRNEGGALVRLRDVASTELGSEDYDSTAWYRGKPTVFMAMEQAPGANPLTVAQAINAEVPKIRAQLPEGMEVMVPYDASRFIEDSINEVYKTLGEAVLIVLLVIFLTLGSLRAALIPAVAVPLSLIGGAFVMLLLGYSLNLLTLLAMVLAIGLVVDDAIIIVENVHRHIEQGESKFQAAIHGAREMAMPIFAMTITVFAVFVPIGFQGGLVGTLFSEFAFTLTGAVFISGVVALTLSPMLASKVLKAHGNQGRFEQWVEHAFDWLAHAYRRGLHVAMESVPATLIFTAVLLVAIVLMFITSRSELAPTEDQGILFFQASAPRTATLDYHQTFAAEIQRRFESVPEYNDSFMILGMTPETTFGGFKMKTFTQRERSQMDVQPQVQGLLAGVAGYQTAVFPRPSLPGGGRGFPIEMVLTSDRSYEELAGFADQIVGTAMGSGQFMFLRKSVDIDLPVINVLIDRDRAGDLGISMADIGRNLGTMLGGGYVNRFNLEGRSYKVVPQVGRESRLSAEMLNDYYIRTGSGELVPLSAVARLEQSVEPSSRTQFQQLNAITVEGVMMPGVDQGTALEYLGRIARDILPKGYDVDYKGISRQYMQEGSATLITFALSLVFIYLTLAALYESWRDPAIILVTVPLSVFGAMIFITLGFSSVNIYTKVGLITLIGVVAKNGILIVEFANKLQISQGLSKREAVERAAEIRLRPILMTASAMVFAMLPLLTAAGPGAVSRFDIGLTITAGLAIGTLFTLFVLPAFYVVLARDHAKAEQQLHAAEQGL, encoded by the coding sequence ATGAACTTCACCGACATCTTCGTCCGTCGTCCGGTCCTGGCGACGGTGATCAGCCTGCTGATCCTGATCGTTGGCCTGCGCTCCCTGCAGGAGATGGAGGTACGCCAATATCCGGAGATGCGCAACACCGTTGTGACGGTGACCACGGCCTATCCGGGTGCCAGCTCCGAACTGGTCAAGGGTTTCATCACCACTCCGCTGCAGCAGGCCATCGCCGAGGCCAACGGCATCGACTTCATCTCCGCCACCAGCACCCAGGGACTGTCCAAGATCGAGGTCACCATGGAGCTGAACTACGATGCCAATGCGGCGGTGGCGGAGATCCAGGCCAAGGTGGCCAGCAAGCGCAACCAGTTGCCCGCCGACGCGCAGGACCCGGTAATCGATTCCACCACCGGCGACTCCACCGCGTTGATGTATATCGCCATCTTCAGTGAGACCATCCCGCGGCCGCAGGTGGCCGACTACGTGCTGCGCGTGGTGCAACCGCAGCTGCAGGCCCTGCCCGGCGTGGCCAAGGCGCGCATGTTCGGCCAGCAGTACGCCATGCGCATCTGGCTCGACCCGCAGCGCATGGCGGCGCTCAACGTCACCGCCAGCGATGTCGCCAACGTGCTCACACGCAACAATTACCTCGCTGCCGTGGGCGCCACCAAGGGCAAGTATGTCAGCATCAACCTGACCGCCAGCACCGATGTCAGCACCGTGGAGGACTTCGAGAATCTGGTGGTACGCAATGAGGGTGGCGCCTTGGTGCGCCTGCGTGACGTGGCTTCCACTGAACTGGGCTCCGAGGACTACGATTCCACCGCCTGGTACCGCGGCAAACCCACGGTGTTCATGGCAATGGAGCAGGCCCCCGGCGCCAACCCCCTTACCGTGGCCCAGGCCATCAATGCCGAGGTGCCGAAGATCCGTGCCCAATTGCCGGAAGGCATGGAGGTGATGGTGCCCTATGACGCCAGCCGCTTCATCGAGGACTCCATCAACGAAGTATACAAGACTCTGGGCGAGGCGGTGCTCATTGTATTGCTGGTCATCTTTCTCACCCTGGGCTCGCTGCGTGCCGCACTGATCCCGGCGGTGGCGGTGCCGCTGTCGCTCATCGGTGGCGCCTTTGTGATGCTGCTGCTCGGCTATTCGCTCAACCTGCTCACCCTGCTCGCCATGGTGCTGGCCATCGGCCTGGTGGTGGACGATGCCATCATCATCGTCGAGAACGTTCACCGCCACATCGAACAAGGCGAAAGCAAGTTCCAGGCGGCGATCCACGGTGCGCGCGAGATGGCCATGCCGATCTTCGCCATGACCATCACCGTGTTCGCGGTATTCGTGCCCATCGGCTTCCAGGGCGGCCTGGTCGGCACCCTGTTCTCCGAGTTCGCCTTCACCCTCACCGGCGCGGTATTCATCTCCGGCGTGGTCGCGCTGACCCTGTCGCCGATGCTGGCTTCCAAGGTACTCAAGGCACATGGCAACCAGGGTCGTTTCGAGCAATGGGTAGAGCATGCCTTCGACTGGCTAGCGCACGCCTACCGCCGCGGCCTGCACGTTGCCATGGAGTCGGTACCGGCGACACTGATCTTCACCGCGGTGCTGCTGGTCGCCATCGTGCTGATGTTCATCACCAGCCGCAGCGAGCTGGCCCCCACTGAGGATCAGGGTATCCTGTTCTTCCAGGCCTCCGCGCCGCGCACGGCGACGCTGGACTATCACCAAACCTTTGCCGCGGAGATTCAGCGCCGCTTCGAGAGCGTGCCCGAGTACAACGACAGCTTCATGATCCTCGGCATGACGCCGGAGACCACCTTCGGCGGCTTCAAGATGAAGACCTTCACCCAGCGCGAGCGCAGCCAGATGGATGTACAACCGCAGGTGCAAGGCCTGCTTGCCGGCGTGGCGGGTTACCAGACTGCCGTTTTTCCGCGCCCCAGCCTGCCGGGCGGCGGCCGCGGTTTCCCCATCGAAATGGTGCTCACCTCCGATCGCAGCTATGAGGAACTGGCCGGCTTCGCCGATCAGATCGTCGGCACCGCCATGGGCAGCGGCCAGTTCATGTTCCTGCGCAAGTCGGTGGATATCGACCTGCCGGTCATCAATGTGCTCATCGATCGCGATCGCGCCGGCGACCTCGGCATCAGCATGGCGGACATTGGCCGCAACCTCGGCACCATGCTGGGCGGCGGTTACGTCAACCGCTTCAATCTGGAAGGCCGCAGCTACAAGGTGGTGCCGCAAGTGGGCCGTGAGTCGCGCCTGAGCGCCGAGATGCTGAACGACTACTACATCCGAACCGGCAGTGGTGAACTGGTGCCACTGTCCGCGGTGGCGCGGCTGGAGCAGTCGGTGGAGCCGTCCAGCCGCACCCAGTTCCAGCAGCTCAACGCCATCACTGTCGAAGGTGTGATGATGCCGGGCGTGGACCAGGGCACGGCGCTGGAATACCTGGGACGGATCGCCCGCGATATCCTGCCCAAGGGCTATGATGTCGATTACAAGGGCATCTCGCGCCAGTACATGCAGGAAGGCAGCGCCACGCTGATCACCTTCGCCCTGTCGTTGGTGTTCATCTATCTGACGCTGGCGGCGCTGTATGAAAGCTGGCGCGACCCGGCCATCATCCTGGTGACCGTGCCGCTGTCGGTATTCGGCGCGATGATCTTCATCACCCTCGGCTTCTCTTCGGTCAATATCTATACCAAGGTCGGCCTCATCACACTCATTGGCGTGGTGGCCAAGAACGGCATCCTCATCGTGGAGTTCGCCAACAAACTGCAGATCAGCCAGGGGCTATCCAAGCGCGAGGCGGTGGAACGGGCGGCGGAGATCCGTCTGCGGCCGATCCTGATGACAGCCTCGGCGATGGTATTTGCCATGCTGCCGCTGCTCACCGCCGCCGGCCCCGGCGCGGTCAGCCGCTTCGATATCGGCCTGACCATCACTGCCGGTCTCGCCATCGGTACGCTGTTCACGCTGTTCGTGCTGCCGGCCTTCTACGTGGTACTGGCACGCGATCACGCCAAGGCGGAACAACAACTGCACGCGGCAGAACAGGGGCTGTAG
- a CDS encoding YgiQ family radical SAM protein, with protein MHAVRELFSYRKYWAQRFGTAPFLPMSRAEMEQLGWDSCDVILVTGDAYVDHPSFGMALVGRLLEAQGFRVGIIAQPDWTSAEDFRRLGRPNLFFGVTAGNMDSMVNRYTADRRIRSDDAYTPGGEGGKRPDRSVIVYSQRCREAYNDVPLIIGGIEASLRRIAHYDYWSEKVRRSVVLDAKADLLLYGNAERALVEVAHRLAKGEPIAGITDVRGTAFVRKSVPDDWVEVDAGDIDIPGAPPVHVNPYAEVKTCMVTAGQPVSLQRKPRVVRERSVVRLPSYEQVRDDAVLYAHASRVFHLETNPGNARALVQRHGEREVWLNPPPIPLSTREMDAIFDLPFARAPHPSYGNARLPAWEMIRFSINIMRGCFGGCTFCSITEHEGRIIQNRSEDSIVREVETIRDTVAGFTGVITDLGGPTANMYRMHCKEAQIEAACRRLSCVFPDVCGNLKTDHAPLIHLYRRVRQLPGIKRVFIASGLRYDLAVRSPEYVKELVTHHVGGYLKIAPEHTEAGPLSLMMKPGIGAYDRFKTMFEQASKEAGKEQYLIPYFIAAHPGTSDTDMLELALWLKRNGFRLDQVQTFLPTPLAMATAMYHTGRNPLKRVRRDSAGIEVPKGLRQRRLHKAFLRYHDPENWPLLREALQRMGRSDLIGNGKRHLVPAWQPEGTGNKAAVRRAHPSRTAPQSAKRNARQKPAGRRR; from the coding sequence ATGCACGCCGTACGCGAACTTTTCTCCTACCGCAAATATTGGGCGCAGCGCTTCGGTACCGCGCCGTTCCTGCCCATGTCGCGTGCCGAAATGGAGCAATTGGGCTGGGATTCCTGCGATGTGATCCTGGTCACGGGAGATGCCTATGTGGATCACCCCAGTTTCGGCATGGCCTTGGTTGGGCGCCTGCTGGAGGCGCAGGGCTTTCGCGTCGGCATCATCGCCCAGCCGGACTGGACCTCGGCGGAGGATTTCCGCCGTCTGGGACGGCCCAATCTGTTTTTCGGTGTCACCGCCGGCAACATGGATTCCATGGTCAACCGCTATACCGCCGATCGGCGCATCCGCAGCGACGATGCCTACACGCCGGGCGGTGAGGGCGGCAAACGGCCGGATCGTTCGGTCATCGTCTACAGCCAGCGCTGCCGCGAGGCCTACAACGATGTACCGCTGATCATCGGCGGTATCGAGGCCAGCCTGCGCCGCATTGCCCATTACGATTACTGGTCCGAGAAGGTACGCCGTTCGGTGGTGCTGGATGCCAAGGCCGATCTGCTGCTGTACGGCAACGCCGAGCGCGCCCTGGTGGAGGTGGCACATCGCCTGGCCAAGGGCGAGCCCATCGCCGGGATCACCGATGTGCGCGGTACCGCCTTTGTGCGCAAGTCCGTGCCGGATGATTGGGTGGAGGTGGATGCCGGCGACATCGATATACCGGGTGCGCCGCCGGTGCATGTCAATCCCTATGCGGAGGTCAAGACCTGCATGGTCACGGCGGGGCAGCCGGTGAGCCTGCAGCGCAAGCCGCGCGTGGTACGTGAGCGCAGCGTGGTGCGCCTGCCGTCCTACGAGCAGGTGCGCGACGATGCCGTGCTGTATGCCCATGCCTCGCGCGTGTTCCATCTGGAAACCAATCCGGGTAATGCCCGTGCCCTGGTGCAGCGTCACGGCGAGCGCGAAGTGTGGCTGAATCCGCCGCCGATCCCGCTCAGCACCAGAGAGATGGATGCCATCTTCGATTTGCCCTTTGCCCGCGCACCGCATCCGTCCTATGGCAATGCACGCCTGCCGGCCTGGGAGATGATCCGTTTCTCCATCAACATCATGCGCGGCTGCTTTGGTGGCTGCACCTTCTGCTCCATCACCGAGCACGAAGGCCGCATCATCCAGAACCGTTCCGAGGACTCCATCGTGCGTGAGGTGGAGACGATCCGCGATACGGTCGCCGGTTTCACCGGTGTCATCACCGATCTCGGCGGTCCCACCGCCAACATGTATCGCATGCACTGCAAGGAGGCGCAGATCGAGGCTGCCTGCCGGCGTCTGTCCTGCGTGTTTCCTGACGTGTGCGGCAACCTGAAGACCGATCACGCCCCACTGATCCATCTCTACCGCCGGGTGCGCCAGTTGCCCGGCATCAAGCGTGTGTTCATCGCCTCCGGCCTGCGCTATGACCTGGCGGTGCGCTCGCCAGAATACGTCAAGGAGCTGGTGACGCACCACGTTGGCGGCTATCTCAAGATCGCGCCGGAACACACCGAGGCGGGACCGCTCAGCCTGATGATGAAACCGGGCATCGGCGCCTACGACCGCTTCAAGACGATGTTCGAACAGGCCTCGAAGGAGGCGGGCAAGGAGCAGTATCTGATCCCGTATTTCATCGCCGCCCATCCCGGCACCTCGGACACCGACATGCTGGAGCTGGCGCTGTGGCTCAAGCGCAACGGCTTCCGCCTCGATCAGGTGCAGACCTTCCTGCCCACGCCGTTGGCCATGGCCACTGCCATGTATCATACCGGGCGCAATCCTCTGAAACGTGTGCGCCGCGACAGCGCGGGTATCGAAGTGCCCAAAGGTCTGCGCCAACGCCGCCTGCACAAGGCCTTTCTGCGTTACCACGATCCGGAGAACTGGCCGCTGTTGCGCGAGGCACTGCAGCGCATGGGGCGCAGTGATCTCATCGGCAACGGCAAGCGCCATCTGGTACCGGCCTGGCAGCCGGAAGGCACCGGCAACAAGGCCGCCGTAAGGCGCGCACATCCGTCACGCACGGCGCCGCAGTCAGCAAAGAGAAACGCCCGGCAGAAACCTGCCGGGCGTCGTCGCTGA